The following proteins come from a genomic window of Malus sylvestris chromosome 4, drMalSylv7.2, whole genome shotgun sequence:
- the LOC126619561 gene encoding replication factor C subunit 2, which translates to MASSSSSSAYDMPWVEKYRPTKVADIVGNEDAVSRIQVIARDGNMPNLILAGPPGTGKTTSILALAHELLGPNYKEAVLELNASDDRGIDVVRNKIKMFAQKKVTLPSGRHKVVILDEADSMTSGAQQALRRTMEIYSNSTRFALACNTSSKIIEPIQSRCALVRFSRLTDEEILGRLMIVVQAEKVPYVPEGLEAIIFTADGDMRQALNNLQATNSGFRFVNQENVFKVCDQPHPLHVKNMVRNILEGKFDDACSGLKQLYDLGYSPTDIITTFFRIIKNYDMAEFLKLEFMKETGFAHMRICDGVGSYLQMCGLLAKLSLVRETAKET; encoded by the exons ATGGCgtcgtcttcttcttcgtcgGCCTACGACATGCCGTGGGTGGAGAAGTACAGGCCCACCAAGGTCGCCGACATTGTGGGCAACGAAGACGCCGTGTCCAGAATCCAGGTCATCGCTCGCGACGGCAACATGCCCAACCTCATCTTAGCC GGTCCTCCTGGAACTGGTAAGACCACTAGCATACTGGCTCTTGCGCATGAGCTTTTGGGACCAAACTATAAGGAGGCTGTTTTAGAGCTGAATGCATCAGATGACAG GGGAATCGATGTTGTGAGgaacaaaattaaaatgtttgcTCAAAAGAAAGTTACACTGCCTTCTGGACGCCATAAAGTTGTCATCTTGGATGAAGCTGACAG CATGACATCTGGAGCACAACAAGCTCTGAGGCGAACAATGGAAATATATTCAAATTCCACTCGTTTCGCTCTTGCGTGCAATACATCTTCCAAAATCATTGAGCCTATTCAGAGTAGATGTGCCCTTGTCCGGTTTTCTAGATTGACTGATGAGGAGATACTTGGTCGCCTAATGATAGTGGTTCAAGCTGAGAAG GTTCCATATGTTCCAGAAGGTCTTGAAGCGATTATTTTCACCGCTGATGGTGATATGAGGCAGGCACTGAATAACTTGCAAGCTACAAACAGTGGATTCCGGTTTGTGAACCAAGAAAATGTTTTCAAG GTCTGTGACCAGCCTCATCCGTTGCATGTAAAGAATATGGTGCGCAACATACTGGAAGGGAAATTTGATGATGCTTGTTCGGGTCTCAAGCAGCTCTACGATCTGGGTTACTCCCCAACGGACATAATCACAACTTTTTTCCGTATCATAAAAAACTATGATATGGCTGAGTTTTTGAAACTGGAGTTCATGAAG GAAACTGGATTTGCTCACATGAGAATCTGTGATGGAGTTGGCTCGTACCTTCAGATGTGTGGTCTTCTGGCTAAGCTTTCCCTAGTCCGTGAAACCGCGAAGGaaacataa
- the LOC126619563 gene encoding 60S ribosomal protein L24-1-like yields MVLKTELCRFSGDKIYPGKGIRFIRSDSQVFLFANSKCKRYFHNRLKPSKLTWTAMYRKQHKKDIAAESVKKKRRSTKKPYSRSIVGATLEVIQKRKTEKPEVRDAAREAALREIKERIKKTKDEKKAKKAESVSKSKGQSKGNVPKVAAPKAAKLGGGGGGKR; encoded by the exons ATGGTTCTGAAGACGGAGCTCTGCCGTTTCAGCGGCGACAAGATTTACCCGGGAAAGGGAATCCGATTCATCCGCTCCGATTCCCAGGTCTTCCTCTTCGCCAATTCCAAATGCAAGAGGTACTTCCACAACCGCCTCAAGCCTTCCAAGCTCACCTGGACCGCCATGTACCGGAAGCAACACAAGAAG GATATTGCTGCTGAATCTGTGAAGAAGAAGCGCCGCTCGACCAAGAAGCCCTATTCGAGGTCCATTGTTGGTGCCACATTGGAAGTTATCCAGAAGCGAAAGACCGAAAAGCCCGAAGTTCGTGACGCTGCCCGTGAGGCTGCTCTTCG TGAAATTAAGGAGAGGATTAAGAAGACCAAGGATGAGAAGAAGGCGAAGAAGGCCGAATCGGTGTCCAAGTCAAAGGGCCAGTCCAAGGGAAATGTGCCCAAGGTTGCTGCTCCCAAGGCCGCCAAGcttggaggtggtggtggtggaaagCGATga
- the LOC126618342 gene encoding RHOMBOID-like protein 2 translates to MADPERGPPTKPRPTNYNYNSNQYYVGTSETQWTSWLIPMFVVANVVVFIVAMSINNCPKHNLGFADKCVAKFLGRFSFEPLRENPLFGPSSDTLEKLGALEWFKVVHGHQGWRLFTCMWLHAGVIHLLANMLSLVFIGIRLEQQFGFVRVGIIYLLSGFGGSILSALFIQNNISVGASGALFGLLGAMLSELITNWSIYTNKAAALLTLIVIIAINLAVGILPHVDNFAHIGGFLSGFLLGFIFLLRPQFGWTESRNLAANARVKSKHKPYQYVLVLVASALLIAGLTTGLVLLFKGENLNKHCSWCHYLSCVPTSKWKCGN, encoded by the exons ATGGCTGATCCAGAACGAGGACCGCCAACAAAACCCAGACCCAccaattacaattacaactcCAACCAGTACTACGTGGGAACATCCGAAACCCAATGGACATCGTGGCTGATTCCTATGTTCGTGGTGGCCAATGTTGTTGTCTTCATCGTCGCCATGTCCATCAACAACTGCCCAAAACACAATCTTGGTTTCGCCGACAAGTGCGTGGCCAAGTTTCTGGGTCGGTTTTCGTTCGAGCCTCTCAGGGAGAACCCTCTGTTCGGTCCTTCTTCTGATAC ATTGGAAAAATTGGGAGCTCTTGAATGGTTCAAGGTTGTACATGGGCATCAAGGATGGAGGCTTTTCACTTGTATGTGGTTGCATGCTGGTGTCATCCATTTGCTTGCAAACATGCTCAGCTTGGTCTTTATTGGCATCCGTCTTGAGCAGCAGTTTGGGTTTG TACGCGTGGGGATAATCTACCTGTTGTCTGGATTTGGTGGGAGCATATTATCTGCCCTTTTCATTCAGAACAATATTTCTGTTGGTGCTTCTGGCGCTTTGTTTGGACTTCTCGGAGCTATGTTATCAGAGCTTATTACTAACTGGAGTATATACACAAATAAG GCCGCGGCACTATTGACGCTTATAGTCATTATCGCCATTAACTTAGCTGTTGGGATTCTTCCTCATGTTGACAACTTCGCCCACATTGGAGGATTCTTGAGTGGCTTTCTCCTTGGCTTTATTTTTCTACTTCGTCCCCAGTTTGGATGGACAGAGTCTCGGAATCTTGCAGCCAATGCTCGTGTCAAATCTAAGCATAAGCCTTACCAATATGTTCTTGTGTTGGTTGCCTCTGCCTTGCTGATTGCCGG ATTAACTACAGGATTGGTGTTACTGTTCAAAGGAGAGAACTTAAACAAGCACTGCAGTTGGTGCCATTACCTAAGCTGCGTGCCAACGTCAAAATGGAAATGCGGGAACTGA
- the LOC126618341 gene encoding protein IQ-DOMAIN 22, with protein sequence MGKASKWFRSILGLKKPNPAHQTTTSSSSPKPPTKDKRRWSFVKSYREKHHQNDAAPLHHRVDSSTDAADPNKHAIAVAAATAAVAEAAVSAAQAAAAVVRLTSSGRCARNPAVHASGNRVGIREEELAAVKIQAAFRGCLARRALRALKGLVRLQALVRGHIVRKFYADRLQRLQAILRAQARAQARRAQISDLSHSRTKSSQFHQPDPATPEKFEHPIRSRSTKHEQFSTLRRNSSKSNGTTDDEKNDRVLEIDTGKSYIAPRRRNLFHSTHLAVASDQCSHSFTTSKDSTSRHTLPSPSSCEFQSFSPLKLSREVEEDSFCTANCSPQLYSASSQGATSKRSPFTPTKSDGSKSYLSGYSDYPNYMACTESSKAKFRSLSAPKQRPHYDRSSSTKRYSIHGFGESRSITQRTSALHANFANKAYPGSGRLDKLGMPVGYRY encoded by the exons ATGGGCAAAGCCTCCAAATGGTTCCGGAGCATCCTGGGCCTCAAAAAGCCCAACCCCGCCCACCAaaccaccacctcctcctcctctcccaAACCACCCACCAAAGATAAACGCCGCTGGAGCTTCGTCAAGTCCTACAGAGAAAAACACCACCAAAATGACGCCGCACCGCTCCACCACCGCGTGGACTCCTCCACCGACGCCGCCGACCCCAACAAACACGCAATCGCCGTGGCGGCCGCGACAGCCGCCGTGGCCGAAGCAGCAGTATCCGCTGCTCAAGCCGCCGCGGCGGTGGTCCGGCTCACTAGCAGCGGCCGCTGCGCCAGAAACCCCGCGGTGCACGCTAGCGGGAACCGCGTTGGAATTCGCGAGGAAGAATTGGCCGCTGTGAAAATTCAAGCTGCCTTCCGGGGCTGTTTG GCAAGGAGAGCGTTGCGAGCGTTAAAGGGATTGGTGCGACTTCAGGCGTTGGTTAGAGGTCATATTGTGAGGAAGTTTTATGCTGACCGGTTGCAGCGGCTGCAAGCCATATTGCGAGCGCAGGCAAGAGCTCAAGCACGGCGGGCCCAGATTTCTGATCTCTCACACTCAAGGACCAAATCTTCTCAGTTTCACCAACCT GATCCAGCAACCCCTGAAAAATTTGAACATCCTATCCGATCAAGAAGTACAAAGCATGAGCAGTTCTCAACACTCCGG AGAAATAGCTCCAAGTCCAATGGAACTACTGATGATGAAAAGAACGACagggtccttgaaattgatactGGGAAATCATACATTGCACCTAGACGGAGAAATCTTTTTCACTCTACTCATCTTGCTGTGGCCTCAGACCAATGCAGCCATAGCTTTACCACTTCAAAAGACTCCACAAGCCGTCACACACTTCCCAGTCCATCGTCTTGTGAGTTCCAGTCTTTTAGCCCATTGAAGCTCTCTCGAGAGGTTGAGGAAGACTCTTTCTGCACTGCCAACTGTAGTCCGCAGTTGTATTCTGCTTCATCACAGGGAGCTACTTCGAAGAGAAGCCCCTTTACTCCTACAAAGAGTGATGGCTCAAAAAGTTACTTAAGTGGCTATTCCGATTACCCAAATTACATGGCGTGCACTGAATCATCAAAGGCTAAGTTTAGGTCTCTTAGTGCTCCGAAGCAGAGGCCTCACTATGATAGGTCTAGCTCAACAAAGAGGTACTCCATTCACGGCTTTGGTGAGTCGCGATCAATTACACAACGGACATCTGCCTTGCACGCTAACTTTGCAAATAAAGCCTACCCGGGTTCTGGTCGCTTGGACAAGCTAGGGATGCCGGTGGGTTACAGGTACTGA